From the genome of Triticum aestivum cultivar Chinese Spring chromosome 3B, IWGSC CS RefSeq v2.1, whole genome shotgun sequence, one region includes:
- the LOC123064386 gene encoding uncharacterized protein has product MTVIDFKDLSDHDIIDLSSSDDEIVQEDHIATKHRAASLDRQTMHVIAGVGIQDVQAAFVATSEGRQDVQALFAAASEGRQEAADCGYALEVTTSSLVTEKEPLVAASEGSQDVQAVLVAALEGSQDVQAAFVVASEGSQDVQAVLVATTEGRQEVAHSGNALEATASSLVTEKAPLDMAESHNCPRSPTSATFPSPTSTVLEAPTSEGGDAKLVRGKVKRPRKNYHTGTPRTSPRFERASGRAASKGTDL; this is encoded by the exons ATGACTGTAATAGATTTCAAAGATCTGAGTGATCATGATATTATTGACTTGAGCAGCAGCGATGACGAGATTGTTCAGGAGGATCATATTGCAACTAAGCACCGGGCGGCGTCGCTTGATAGGCAGACTATGCATGTCATAGCTGGTGTAGGAATCCAAGATGTGCAGGCTGCGTTTGTTGCAACTAGTGAAGGAAGGCAAGATGTGCAAGCTCTGTTTGCTGCAGCTAGTGAAGGAAGACAAGAGGCTGCTGATTGCGGATATGCTTTGGAAGTCACCACATCGTCCTTGGTTACGGAAAAAGAACCTCTTGTTGCAGCTAGTGAAGGAAGCCAAGATGTGCAAGCTGTGCTTGTTGCAGCTCTTGAAGGAAGCCAAGATGTGCAGGCTGCGTTTGTTGTAGCTAGTGAAGGAAGCCAAGATGTGCAGGCTGTGCTTGTTGCAACTACTGAAGGAAGGCAAGAAGTTGCACACTCCGGAAATGCTTTGGAGGCTACAGCATCGTCTTTGGTTACTGAAAAAGCACCTCTTGATATGGCTGAATCACACAACTGTCCTCGCTCTCCCACATCAGCGACATTCCCCA GCCCGACTTCTACCGTTCTGGAGGCTCCGACCTCTGAAGGTGGCGATGCAAAGCTGGTAAGAGGGAAGGTGAAGCGTCCCAGGAAGAACTACCACACCGGTACTCCCAGGACAAGTCCTAGGTTTGAACGGGCCTCTGGACGAGCTGCCAGCAAAGGCACTGACCTCTGA